The nucleotide sequence GATCACGCAACCGGCCCACCACTGGTGTCCGGTCTTGCCGTCGAGCAACCAGCGGAAGAACAACACCTCGGCCAGCAGCACGCACCCGTTGATGTTGGTGAACACCAGTGTGCTGGTCACGCTTTCGGTGCAGAACATGGCCAGCAGCAGCGCGGGCGCGGCCACCGAGGACAGCGTGAAGTTGAACAGCCGCAGCAGCAGGTACCAGGCGAGCAGGATCGCCAGGGCATTGATCAGGATGAACAAATATCGCGACGGCGTGAAGGGCAGGTACCCGAACGGCGCCATCAGCAGCGTGCCGCCCGGCGGATACAGGTAGTGCGGGTCGACGTAGTCGAAGTGCTCGTTGTAGATGTCCCAGCCGCGCCGGAAGTTCAGCACCGCCCGGTAGACCGGCTTGAAGTCGTCGGTGATGTTGCCGTTGAGCGGGAGGATGATGCTGCGGTGCAGCACCGACAGGATGGCCGCCGGCCACAACGCGGATCGCAGCACCGTCGCGGTGCTCGGGGGTTCGGTGCGGAGGCGAAACAAGTCAGCGGCCGTCACCAGCGCACCGTACACCAGGGGGCGTGAGCCGCCTGGAAAGCTCCAGCCTCAGGCGGGGCAGTAGGTGTCGGTTCCCGGCAGCTTGCCGCTGTCCAGATAGCCGACCAGCGGCGGGACCGCGCACGGCGAGTAAATGCTGGCGCCGTGGCCGATGCCCTGCCACATCACCCGCTTGCTGGCCGCGCCCGCGTTGATGATGGTGGCCGCCGTCGCAGCGACGGCCTCCGAGCCGACGATCGGGTCGCTCTGCACGCCCAGCAACAGGGCGTCGATCTTGAGGTCCTTCGGCGCCGGCGGCGCCGAACCGGTCGGCCAGTGCACACATTTGACGAGATCGAGCGCGGCGACGGTGCCGAATTGCGGGTAGAGCTTGGCCCAGGCGACCACCAGTTCGCGAACCCGGTCGGGGGTGGGGCGGTTGAGCGCGTCGCTGCACGAATTGACGAACTGGCCGTCGGTGTCTCTGGCGGCGTCGGCGCGGCTGATCAGGCTGGACAGCGGGCCGGGGTCGCCGGAGCGGGCGGCGGCCAGCGCGTTGGCCAGGTCGGTGGTGGTGGCGATGCGCCCGGAGTTGGGGAAGCCCAACGCCGTGGCGATGGCGTGGGCGACCTGCGCCACCGAGGCACCCCCGGGCGCCTTGCCGGCGCGCGCCGCGGCCAGCAGCGCGTCGACCGCGCCCTTGGGGTCGGGGCCCAACGCGCAATTCACCGCGACGCACTGCGCGGCGAACGCGTCGAGCGCGGCCTGCTCGCCCTTGGCCTTCTGGTCGGCGGCCGCTTCGGCGTTGATGCCCAACGCGATCGGGGAGTCGAGGATCAGCCTGGCGACCTTGTCGGGGCGCGACCCGGCGTAGGCCAACGCCACCTGGGCGCCGTTGCCGATCCCGACGAGCGCGACCGCGGGCACATCCCACAGGTTGCGCAGCCGCTCGATGTCGGACGCCGCGTGCGAGTCGTCGTAGGCCGACCCGCCCGGCGCGATCGCGTCGGTGCAATTCGTGGTGGCGGTGTTCGACACGTCGGACAGGTTGGCCACCGGATCGTCGCCGGGCTGGAATTGCGCCTGATCGCGCATCGTCTGGCGGTCGGCGGGGTCGCGGCAGTCGATCGGGCTGGACATGCCCATGCCGCGGCGATCGACGGCGACAATGGGGTGCGCGCGCAGCACGTCGGCGCCCGCCCGGGACAGCCACACCGGCAACTGGGTGGACGACGGCAGGTCGGAGCCGGTGGTGAAGACCAGCGGCCCGGCGTCGTGCGGGGTCTGGTCGGAGCGGGCCCGCACGGCGCCGATGGTCAGGGTCCCGGAGCCGCCGTTGGGGTCCAGGTCGGCGTCGTAGGTCGCGCAGTCCAGTTTCACCCCGGGCGCCGCGGGCATCCCGGCGTCGGCGAATAGCCGCGGCGTGCAGTCGTGCCATGCCAGGTCGTTCTTCGGCGCCGCGATCGGGGGTGGACCGGCCGGCGGTGGCTTGTTGATGACCTGGCCTTGTGGCCGGGCGCCGCGGTTGGTGGCAAACCGCGGGTCCGCGGCCAAACCCGGGACGCAGCCGGCCACCACCGTGCTCACCGCGATCAGGATCGCGGGGTACGTGATGTGCCGACGCATGCCGACCACAGTAGCGATTGGTGGCGTCAGGCTCTGACGTAGCGCGCGTAGAGAAATCCGGCGTCGTCGCTCAGGACGTGCGCGCAGCGCATCGGGGTCTGCACCTGGCCGGGCCCGGTGGCGATGCGGCGGGCCAGCCCGCCGACGACGTAGGGCGCGATCGTCAGGCACAACTCGTCGAGCAGGTCACGCTGGATGAAGGAGCCGAGCAGCATGGGCCCGCCTTCGGTCAGGATGCGGCGCAATCCGCGGCCCCGCAGCGCCGCCAGCAGCGCGGCCTCGTCGACTCCGGCCGGGTCGTCGCCGGAGCAGTCGAGCACCTCGGCGACCCCGGCCAGCAGCCGGCGGGTCTCGTCGCCGGCCGCCGCAGAGGTGCAGATCAGGGGCGGCACCTCGGTGCGGGTGAACACCGGCATATCCCGGTCCAGGCGGCCCGACTTGGTGACGATCGCCAGCGGCGGGACCTCGCTCTGTCCGCGGGCCTGCCGGTGCATGCGCTGCGCGACCGGCGGGCGCGCGCCGGAATACCCCTCCATCCGTACCGTGCCCGCGCCGACGACGATGACGTCGGCGAGTTCGCGCAGCACGTTGAAGATCAGTTTGTCGCCCGGCCCGCCGAGTCCGCCGCTGGTGCCGTCCGCCGTGGCCCCGCCGTCGACGCTGGTGATGAAGTTCGCTCGCACCCACACGCCGTCCGGCCGCTCCGGATAGCCGTAGAGGTCGGGAAGTTCGGCCTCGTCGACGGCGCGCCCCGATGCCAGCAAGGCGAAGTCGGCCATGCGTCTGATCACAGCACGCCGTTAGAGTTCGTGCATGCACGGGCTGGTGGATCGGCATCCGACCGCCTCCCCCGAGCGGCTGATCGCCCAGCTGATTCCTCCGCCGACCTTCGCCGCGGTGAGCTTCGCCAGCTACCGCCCCGATCCGACCGAACCGACGCAGGCCGCCGCCGTCGCGGCCTGTCAGGACTTCTGCGCGCGGGCGGTGGAGCGCCGCGCCGGCCGCAAGAAACTGTTCGGCAGGCGCGCGGTGCTGCCCGGGGTGGGCTTGTACCTGGACGGCGGTTTCGGCGTGGGCAAGACCCACCTGTTGGCTTCGGCCTACTACGAGGTGCCGACTCCCAAGGCATTTGCCACATTTGGCGAGCTGACCCAGTTGGCCGGGGTGTTCGGCTTCGCCGAATGCATCGATCTGCTGGCCGGCTACACCGTCGTGTGCATCGACGAGTTCGAGCTGGACGACCCGGGCAACACCACGCTCATCTCGCGGATGCTCTCGTCGCTGGTCGAACGGGGCGTGTCGGTGGCCGCCACCTCCAACACGCTGCCCGAGCAGCTGGGCGAAGGCCGGTTTGCCACCCAGGACTTTCTACGCGAAATCAACACGCTGGCAAGCATTTTCACTGTCGCGCGGATCGAGGGGCCGGACTACCGGCACCGCGACCTACCGCCGGCGCCGCAGCCGCTGTCGGACGACGAGGTGACCACGCGGGCCGCGGGCGTGCCGGGGGCCACGCTCGACGACTTCGACGCGTTGTGCGCGCATCTGGCCACCATGCATCCGTCGCGCTACGTCGCCCTGATCGAGGGGGTGAGCGCGGTCTTCCTCACCGGGGTGCACAAAATCGACGACCAGAACGTCGCGCTGCGGTTGGTGTCGCTGACCGACCGGCTCTACGACGCCGGCATCCCGGTGGTGGCTTCCGGGGCGAAGCTGGACACCATCTTCAGCGCCGAAATGCTGGCCGGCGGTTACCGAAAGAAGTACCTGCGCGCCACATCTCGGCTGTTGGCGCTCACCGCAGCTCCCGGACCATGACGTAATCGTTTTCCTGACGCTCGCCCACGCGAAACGTCCTGGTGCCGTTGATCGTAAACCCGCTCTTGGAGTAAAAGCGTTGTGCGCGTTGGTTTTCCTGATTGACGCCGAGCCACACGCTGCGGGCGCCCCAGTCGGTTGCGGTCGCAAGCGCTGCGTCCATCAACGCCGTCGCCGGGCCCATGCCGTGGAACTCCGCGAGTAGGTAAATCTTGGACAGCTCCGCGCAACCGTCGGCGCCGCGAATCAGCATGGCGTAACCCACAATCCGGCCATCGTGACGTGCGACGAGAACGGCGCGTTGCGGATCGGCCAGGTACTCGGCGAAGCGCGTCGCGGACAGGTTGGCGTCGATGAACGACGCGATGTCGTCGGCGGGTGTCGATGGGGGACATGCCAGTGGAAACGTGCGCGCGGCAACGGCGGCCAGCTCGGCGGCGGAATCCCGGGAGGCGATACCGACGCCGAGCGTCAGAGGTTCCATTGCGCGAGGTGCAGGCCCGTCTTCTTGTCCAACAGAACGACATTGGAGACCGGATCGCGGTAGGCGTCCCAGTACACCTCGCCGCGCACGACCGATCCCTGCGGCGCGTTCACCAGCACGTTGTCCAGCGCGTCGGGCGCATCGGAGTTCCGCGGCTTGTAGGCATCGGCGAACGGCGTCACACCGTCGAAGCTGAAGTCGGTGGCCAGGACGAACGAATTCGGCACCCGGACCGCATGAATCGTGACGTCGGCGCGCTCGGGCTGGCTGGTGGGGAAGCTTTTGATCGGGACGCCGCTACGCGTGTAGCCGAATCCCGGCGGCGGGTCGCACGGCTGCACGCTGCTCACGGTGACATCGGCAACGTAGGTGCCGGTATCCACTCGCAAGGTGTCACCGATGTGGCCGATCGGGGCGTCATTCTCCGCCCCAGCGCGGGGAGGTACGGCGAGGATCGCACTCGCAATCAGCATGGTGGACAGCACGATCAGCCAGCGGCGCATCTTCGCATGATCGCACAACCTTTAGGGCCAAGGGGAGGGGCCAAAGGGGCTAGCCGCCGCTGAGCGACTCCAGCGCGGCGCTCAGATCGGCCTCGAGGCGCGCCTTGTCGACGCCGCAGCGGTGCAGCGGGCCCGATTTGTCTTCGAAGCCGTCTTCGAGTTCGAGCAGCGCCAGCAGCAGGTGTTCGGTGCCGACGTAGTTGTGGCCGAGCCGAAGTGCCTCGCGGACGGTCAGTTCGAGCGCCTTGCGGGCCGGGCCGCTGAACGGGATCAGGGCGCGAGGTTCGCCGGCCGCTGGCGGCAGCACGACGGACGCGCGCAGCGCCTCGGTGTCGACGCCTTGTCGCTGCAACAAGACGGTGGCCAGCGCGGCCGGATCGCTGAGCACGCCGAGCAGCAGGTGGTCGGGCGTGATCTCGGCGTTGGCGGCGTCGTGGGCCGCGTTCTGGGCGACGATCACGGCGTTGCGGGCTCGCGGTGTGAAGCGGCCGAAGCCCTGTTCGGGATCGATCGCGGTGGCCTCGGCGCGTGGGACGAACCGCTTCTGGGCGGCCTGCTTGGTGACGCCCATGCTCTTGCCGATGTCGGTCCAGGACGCGCCCGAGCGGCGCGCCTGGTCGACGAAATGACCGATCAGGTGGTCGGCGATTTCGCCGAGGTGCTCGGCGGCCAGCACCGCGTCGGCCAGTTGGTCCAGGGCGTCGGTGTGCACCCTCTTGATGGCGTCGATCATCTCGTCGAGGCGGACGGAATGGGCGATGGGTGTTGGCTCGGGCATGGCGTCAACTCTAGGTTGACGATGCTGGATGGTCAACCCGGGGTTGACGATCCCTGATTTCCTCGGAAGAGATGCGGCGGCATCGCGACTCTGGGACGATCGAAACGCCATGAAATACCTCCTCACGCTGGCAAGCCTGGCCACCGTTCTCGGCACCGCGGCGCCTGCCTACGCCGACGGCGCCGACGACATATTTCTGGGCTCGCTGCGCGCGGCCGGGATCACGTTTCCCGATCCGGAGCGGGCGATCGCAGCGGGCAAGTGGGTATGCAGCGCGGTCCACGGCGGCAACGCGATGGTCGATGTCGTCAAGACGGTGCAGAACGAAAACCCCGGACTGCGCGGAGACAACGCCGCCCAGTTCACCGCGATCGCGGCCAACACGTACTGCCCGACCACACTGGCGGGCAACACCCACTAGGCCGCTGACCCGCGGTTGTGATCCGCTTTTTACAACCCCGCTACCTGGGCCGGGTTAACGAAACCTGTCCTCAATATTTCGCCTCTATGCTTCAGCGACTACCGGTCAGCTCGCGGGAGGACGGCGAATTTGGACTTCCTTCGGGAGCAGTTGATCGATCCGCTCAGCAATGTCCTGAACTCCCACGTCCTCGTTTATCTGCTTATCGCGGTTGGCATCTACTTCACGTTGCGCACCCGATTCATCCAGATCCGCTATTTCGGGCGGATGTTCCGTCAGCTCCGGAGATCCCACCGCCCTGACGGTGGGATCTCTTCATTCCAGGCGTTCTGCGTCGGTCTGGCGTCTCGGGTGGGCACCGGCAACATCGCCGGCGTCGCCATCGCGCTCACCGTCGGCGGCCCCGGCGCGATCTTTTGGATGTGGGTGGTGGCCGCGGTTGGTATGGCCACCGCGATCATCGAGGCCACCCTTGGCCAAATGTTCAAGGTCCGCGCGGATGACGGGGCATTCCGGGGCGGCCCGGCGTTCTATATCCAGAACGGGCTGCGCTCGCGCGCGGGCGGTGTCGCCTACGCGGTGTTGCTGGTGATCGCGTTCTCGACCGCGTTCAACATGGTGGAGACCAACGCGGTCAGTGGCGTCTTGAAATCGTCGCACGGTATCGACATCCGTTGGACGACAGTAGTTTTGGCGGCGCTGGCAGCGCCCGTGCTGTTCGGCGGGGTGCGCCGGGTCGCCGCGTTCGCAGGCAAGGTGCTGCCCACGGTGGCGGCGGCCTACACGCTGCTGGCCCTCGCGATCGTGGCGGTGAACATCACCGAGCTGCCCGGCATGATCGAGGAGATCATCGGCGGCGCATTCGGAATCCGGCAGCTGGCAGGCGGATTCGCCGGCGGCATCGCCGCGGCGATGTGCACCGGCGTGAAGCGGGGCCTGTTCGCCTGCGAGGCGGGGCTGGGTAGTTCGCCCAACATCGCCGGCGCCGCGACGGTGTCACATCCGGTGGAGCAGGGCCTGATTCAATCGCTCGCCGTGTTCATCGACACCATGGTGATCTGTACGGCGACGGCGTTCATCGTGCTGGCGTCGGCGCCCGGACTCTACAACCCGGCCCACACGGATGTCGTCGGCGCGACCCTGACCGAGCAGGCGATCGCCGCGGACCTCGGCTCCTGGTCCACCCCGCTGATCACCTCCGTGGTGTTCTTCTTCGCGTTCTCCTCCGTGCTGTCCAACTACGTCATCGCCGAGGCCAACCTGTTCTTCCTGGGCGGGCGTCGGTGGGCGATCAACACGCTCAAGCTGGTGACGCTGGGGTCCATCGCGTTCGGCGCCATGTCCGAGCTCAAGCTGGTGTGGTCGCTGGCGGACCTAACCATGACGGTGATGGCCATCGCCAACCTGGTATCGATCTGCCTGCTCGGCAGGTGGGCCTTCGCCGCGATACGCGACTACCACGATCAAATCGCGCGGGGCAGGACGCCCGTCTTCATTGCCAGCGCGGCCGGCCTGCCCGGTGTGCTGCACGGCGACGTCTGGGAGATCCCGGTGCGCCGCCAGGTCGGCGCATTGCCCGGAGCGCTGCTCATCGACCGGGCACCGGTCCCGTCGACGACGGTGTCCCAGGCGCCGGCGGCCTGAGCAATACGCTAGGGCGCATGCGCGTCGCTGCGGCCTGGCATCTCAGTGGAGCCAACGGATTGCACTGTCGTGACCGGTGTGGCCGGTCCGACGCACGTCGTCTCGGCCTCGCGCGCACGCAGGACGCCGCGATCGAGGCCGGTGTGCCGTCGTGAACCGGCGAGCGGTTGGCGCCGTAGCGCTGTTCGGCCTGGCCGGCTGGGGCGGCGTGCGGGCCTTGGTCGCGCGGATCGAGCGCAACCCGGATCCCTTTACCCGTGAGCAGTTGATGGCCGAACCGCAGGGTGAGGAGATCCTGATCACTCGGCCGGACGGGACGCAGCTGCGTGCGCTGGTCGCCGGCCAGGGGCCGCCGGTGGTTTTCGTCCACGGCTACACCGCCGACATCGCCGAGTGGAACGTCGTCTGGGATAAGTTGGTGGCCAAGGGTTTTCGCGTGATCGCCTTCGATCAGCGCGGCCACGGAAGGTCGACTTTGGGATCCGACGGCATCGGATCTGCGCCGATGGCCGAGGACG is from Mycobacterium conspicuum and encodes:
- a CDS encoding alpha/beta hydrolase — encoded protein: MATVVGMRRHITYPAILIAVSTVVAGCVPGLAADPRFATNRGARPQGQVINKPPPAGPPPIAAPKNDLAWHDCTPRLFADAGMPAAPGVKLDCATYDADLDPNGGSGTLTIGAVRARSDQTPHDAGPLVFTTGSDLPSSTQLPVWLSRAGADVLRAHPIVAVDRRGMGMSSPIDCRDPADRQTMRDQAQFQPGDDPVANLSDVSNTATTNCTDAIAPGGSAYDDSHAASDIERLRNLWDVPAVALVGIGNGAQVALAYAGSRPDKVARLILDSPIALGINAEAAADQKAKGEQAALDAFAAQCVAVNCALGPDPKGAVDALLAAARAGKAPGGASVAQVAHAIATALGFPNSGRIATTTDLANALAAARSGDPGPLSSLISRADAARDTDGQFVNSCSDALNRPTPDRVRELVVAWAKLYPQFGTVAALDLVKCVHWPTGSAPPAPKDLKIDALLLGVQSDPIVGSEAVAATAATIINAGAASKRVMWQGIGHGASIYSPCAVPPLVGYLDSGKLPGTDTYCPA
- a CDS encoding pyrimidine reductase family protein, producing MADFALLASGRAVDEAELPDLYGYPERPDGVWVRANFITSVDGGATADGTSGGLGGPGDKLIFNVLRELADVIVVGAGTVRMEGYSGARPPVAQRMHRQARGQSEVPPLAIVTKSGRLDRDMPVFTRTEVPPLICTSAAAGDETRRLLAGVAEVLDCSGDDPAGVDEAALLAALRGRGLRRILTEGGPMLLGSFIQRDLLDELCLTIAPYVVGGLARRIATGPGQVQTPMRCAHVLSDDAGFLYARYVRA
- the zapE gene encoding cell division protein ZapE, producing MHGLVDRHPTASPERLIAQLIPPPTFAAVSFASYRPDPTEPTQAAAVAACQDFCARAVERRAGRKKLFGRRAVLPGVGLYLDGGFGVGKTHLLASAYYEVPTPKAFATFGELTQLAGVFGFAECIDLLAGYTVVCIDEFELDDPGNTTLISRMLSSLVERGVSVAATSNTLPEQLGEGRFATQDFLREINTLASIFTVARIEGPDYRHRDLPPAPQPLSDDEVTTRAAGVPGATLDDFDALCAHLATMHPSRYVALIEGVSAVFLTGVHKIDDQNVALRLVSLTDRLYDAGIPVVASGAKLDTIFSAEMLAGGYRKKYLRATSRLLALTAAPGP
- a CDS encoding GNAT family N-acetyltransferase, with amino-acid sequence MEPLTLGVGIASRDSAAELAAVAARTFPLACPPSTPADDIASFIDANLSATRFAEYLADPQRAVLVARHDGRIVGYAMLIRGADGCAELSKIYLLAEFHGMGPATALMDAALATATDWGARSVWLGVNQENQRAQRFYSKSGFTINGTRTFRVGERQENDYVMVRELR
- a CDS encoding Clp protease N-terminal domain-containing protein, with protein sequence MPEPTPIAHSVRLDEMIDAIKRVHTDALDQLADAVLAAEHLGEIADHLIGHFVDQARRSGASWTDIGKSMGVTKQAAQKRFVPRAEATAIDPEQGFGRFTPRARNAVIVAQNAAHDAANAEITPDHLLLGVLSDPAALATVLLQRQGVDTEALRASVVLPPAAGEPRALIPFSGPARKALELTVREALRLGHNYVGTEHLLLALLELEDGFEDKSGPLHRCGVDKARLEADLSAALESLSGG
- a CDS encoding DUF732 domain-containing protein codes for the protein MKYLLTLASLATVLGTAAPAYADGADDIFLGSLRAAGITFPDPERAIAAGKWVCSAVHGGNAMVDVVKTVQNENPGLRGDNAAQFTAIAANTYCPTTLAGNTH
- a CDS encoding alanine/glycine:cation symporter family protein, which translates into the protein MDFLREQLIDPLSNVLNSHVLVYLLIAVGIYFTLRTRFIQIRYFGRMFRQLRRSHRPDGGISSFQAFCVGLASRVGTGNIAGVAIALTVGGPGAIFWMWVVAAVGMATAIIEATLGQMFKVRADDGAFRGGPAFYIQNGLRSRAGGVAYAVLLVIAFSTAFNMVETNAVSGVLKSSHGIDIRWTTVVLAALAAPVLFGGVRRVAAFAGKVLPTVAAAYTLLALAIVAVNITELPGMIEEIIGGAFGIRQLAGGFAGGIAAAMCTGVKRGLFACEAGLGSSPNIAGAATVSHPVEQGLIQSLAVFIDTMVICTATAFIVLASAPGLYNPAHTDVVGATLTEQAIAADLGSWSTPLITSVVFFFAFSSVLSNYVIAEANLFFLGGRRWAINTLKLVTLGSIAFGAMSELKLVWSLADLTMTVMAIANLVSICLLGRWAFAAIRDYHDQIARGRTPVFIASAAGLPGVLHGDVWEIPVRRQVGALPGALLIDRAPVPSTTVSQAPAA